One window of Flavobacterium ammonificans genomic DNA carries:
- a CDS encoding type II toxin-antitoxin system RelE/ParE family toxin — translation MIVWSPQAKRDYWQNIDYLELKWSIQDVLNFIEKVDYTIQLIAKNNTLFTTTNYKSVHKVVITKQITLYYRITSTNIELLRFWNNYQDLENFKL, via the coding sequence ATGATTGTTTGGTCGCCCCAAGCCAAAAGAGACTATTGGCAAAATATTGATTATTTAGAATTGAAATGGTCAATTCAAGATGTCTTAAATTTCATTGAAAAAGTAGACTACACAATTCAATTAATTGCAAAAAACAACACCCTATTTACCACAACAAATTATAAAAGCGTTCATAAAGTAGTAATTACAAAGCAGATTACACTTTATTACAGAATTACTTCAACTAACATTGAACTTTTACGTTTTTGGAATAATTATCAAGATTTAGAAAATTTTAAACTATAA
- the purE gene encoding 5-(carboxyamino)imidazole ribonucleotide mutase, translating to MKVAIIMGSISDMPVMQDAIDILKEFGIETEVDIVSAHRTPEKLFDFSTKAHERGISVIIAGAGGAAHLPGMVASMSPLPVIGVPVKSSNSIDGWDSVLSILQMPSGVPVATVALNGAKNAGILAAQIIGSADATILNRIITYKQSLKEAVIKASEGLKK from the coding sequence ATGAAAGTAGCCATTATAATGGGAAGCATTTCGGATATGCCAGTAATGCAAGACGCCATCGACATTTTAAAAGAATTTGGAATAGAAACCGAAGTAGATATCGTATCAGCTCACAGAACTCCCGAAAAGTTATTTGATTTTAGCACAAAGGCACACGAAAGAGGTATTTCGGTAATTATAGCAGGCGCTGGTGGTGCCGCACATTTACCTGGAATGGTAGCATCTATGAGTCCGCTTCCTGTAATTGGCGTTCCAGTGAAGTCAAGCAATTCAATTGATGGTTGGGATTCGGTTTTATCTATTTTACAAATGCCAAGCGGAGTTCCGGTAGCAACCGTAGCATTGAACGGAGCTAAAAACGCAGGTATCTTGGCTGCTCAAATCATCGGGAGTGCTGATGCTACTATTTTAAACCGAATTATCACTTACAAACAATCCTTAAAAGAAGCTGTAATCAAAGCGTCAGAAGGATTGAAAAAATAA
- a CDS encoding UDP-N-acetylmuramate--L-alanine ligase, translating to MIDTNNTKSIPPSGVRGLHFIAIGGSAMHNLALALHNKGYQVTGSDDAIFEPSKSRLEKKGILPTEMGWFPEKITTDIEAVILGMHAKADNPELLKAQELGLKIYSYPEFLYEQSKNKTRVVIGGSHGKTTITSMILHVMHYHNIAVDYMVGAQLEGFDTMVHLTEENDFMVLEGDEYLSSPIDRRPKFHLYQPNIALISGIAWDHINVFPTYDNYVEQFEIFIDKITNGGILVYNEDDAEVKRVSEAATNPIRKLAYSTPAYSVSDGVTLLETPEGPMPIEVFGAHNLNNLAGAKWICQNMGVDEADFYEAIASFKGASKRLEKIAEGKGRVAYKDFAHSPSKVAATTKAVKEQYPKRTLVACLELHTYSSLNAEFLKEYEGALEYADEAVVFYSPDAVKIKQLEEVTYEQIAKAFNREDLIIYTNPAEFKNYLFNRELDNSALLLMSSGNYGGLNFDEVKQLIE from the coding sequence ATGATTGATACAAATAATACTAAAAGTATTCCCCCTTCGGGGGTTAGGGGGCTACATTTTATCGCCATTGGCGGAAGCGCGATGCATAATTTAGCTTTAGCGCTACACAACAAAGGATATCAAGTTACAGGTAGTGACGATGCTATTTTTGAACCTTCAAAATCACGATTAGAAAAGAAAGGAATTCTACCTACTGAAATGGGTTGGTTTCCGGAAAAAATAACAACTGATATTGAAGCTGTAATTCTGGGGATGCACGCTAAGGCAGACAATCCTGAGTTGTTGAAAGCACAGGAATTAGGATTGAAAATTTATTCGTATCCTGAATTCTTATACGAACAGTCCAAAAACAAAACCCGAGTGGTTATTGGTGGTTCTCACGGAAAGACTACTATTACTTCGATGATTTTGCATGTCATGCATTATCACAATATTGCGGTCGATTATATGGTAGGGGCTCAATTGGAAGGATTTGACACCATGGTACATCTTACCGAAGAAAATGATTTTATGGTTTTGGAAGGTGATGAATATTTGTCATCGCCAATAGATAGACGCCCTAAATTTCATTTGTATCAACCTAATATTGCCTTGATTTCAGGGATTGCTTGGGATCATATTAATGTGTTTCCAACCTATGATAACTATGTAGAGCAATTTGAAATTTTCATCGATAAAATTACGAATGGTGGGATTTTAGTATACAATGAAGATGATGCTGAGGTGAAACGCGTTTCAGAAGCCGCTACGAATCCAATTCGGAAATTAGCATATAGTACGCCAGCGTATTCGGTAAGTGATGGAGTAACACTTTTGGAAACTCCTGAAGGACCAATGCCTATTGAAGTTTTTGGCGCACATAATCTAAACAATTTGGCTGGAGCCAAATGGATTTGTCAAAATATGGGTGTAGATGAAGCTGATTTTTATGAAGCCATTGCCAGTTTCAAAGGTGCTTCCAAGCGTTTGGAAAAAATTGCCGAAGGAAAGGGAAGAGTTGCCTATAAAGATTTCGCACATTCGCCAAGTAAGGTAGCCGCTACAACCAAAGCTGTAAAAGAACAATATCCTAAACGTACTTTGGTGGCTTGTTTAGAATTGCACACCTACAGTAGTTTGAATGCTGAGTTTTTAAAAGAATACGAAGGTGCCCTAGAATATGCTGATGAAGCGGTTGTTTTTTATTCGCCAGATGCGGTAAAAATAAAACAATTGGAAGAAGTGACCTATGAGCAAATTGCTAAAGCGTTCAATAGAGAAGATTTGATTATCTATACCAATCCAGCCGAGTTTAAAAATTATTTATTCAACCGAGAATTAGATAATTCCGCATTATTATTGATGAGTTCTGGAAATTATGGAGGTTTGAATTTTGATGAAGTAAAACAATTAATTGAATAA
- the radC gene encoding RadC family protein: protein MENAPFPISSWSEDDKPREKLMLKGKNALSDAELIAILIGSGSRNETAVDLSKRILANVSNNLNALGKQSLSQLMQFKGIGEAKAITIIAALELGRRRRAEESVELLKITSSKIIFELMQPIIGELPHEEFWIVYLNNSNKVISKTQLSKGGITGTVVDVRLVFKVALEMGATSLVLCHNHPSGSLKPSEADKQITQKLKRAGESLEIAILDHVIVTETSYFSFVDQGIL from the coding sequence ATGGAAAACGCCCCCTTTCCCATTAGTAGTTGGTCCGAAGATGATAAACCTCGGGAAAAACTCATGCTCAAAGGCAAAAATGCCTTGAGCGATGCCGAATTAATTGCTATTTTAATTGGTTCTGGTAGCCGAAACGAAACTGCAGTTGATTTAAGCAAACGTATTTTAGCCAATGTTTCTAATAATTTGAATGCCTTAGGAAAACAAAGTTTATCGCAATTGATGCAGTTCAAAGGAATAGGTGAGGCCAAAGCTATTACAATAATTGCTGCATTAGAGTTAGGTAGGAGACGAAGAGCAGAAGAGTCTGTTGAGTTGCTTAAAATTACATCAAGTAAAATTATTTTTGAGTTAATGCAACCGATTATTGGCGAATTACCTCACGAGGAATTTTGGATAGTATATCTGAATAATTCCAATAAGGTGATTTCAAAAACACAATTGAGTAAAGGTGGAATTACAGGAACAGTAGTGGATGTGCGTTTGGTTTTTAAAGTAGCATTGGAAATGGGAGCCACTTCCTTAGTTTTGTGTCACAATCATCCTTCTGGGAGTTTGAAACCCAGTGAGGCTGACAAGCAAATTACTCAAAAGTTAAAACGCGCAGGGGAGAGTTTAGAAATAGCTATTTTAGACCATGTAATAGTAACTGAGACCAGTTATTTCAGTTTTGTTGATCAAGGAATTTTGTAA
- a CDS encoding 5-(carboxyamino)imidazole ribonucleotide synthase: MNYFSSDFKLGILGGGQLGKMLLFDTRKFDIQTYVLDPSDEAPCKIACNEFYQGDLMDFDTVYTFGKKVDVLTFEIELVNLDALVKLEEEGLPVYPSPKTLKLIQNKGIQKDFYTQHNIPTAPYSRFENLQDLKSAINNQQSVIQMPFVWKCTEYGYDGNGVKVVRKANDLDELPNVECIAEAMIPFKNELAVIVCRNPSGEIKTYPVVEMEFHPEANQVEYVICPARIDEEVAKKARAIALNVSQQFNHVGLLAVEMFQTENDEILVNEVAPRPHNSGHYSIEASYTSQFENHLRAILNLPLGNTDSKAAGIMVNLVGSEGYSGQVIYENIEKILEWNGVTPHIYGKKQTRPYRKMGHVTIVNNDVNEARKIAEQVKNTIKVIC; encoded by the coding sequence ATGAATTATTTTTCTTCTGATTTTAAATTAGGAATTCTTGGTGGTGGGCAACTAGGCAAAATGCTATTATTTGACACCCGAAAATTTGACATTCAAACCTACGTTTTAGACCCAAGTGATGAGGCGCCATGCAAAATCGCTTGCAATGAATTCTACCAAGGCGACTTGATGGATTTTGACACGGTGTACACCTTCGGAAAAAAAGTGGATGTATTAACTTTCGAAATCGAATTGGTGAACTTAGATGCTCTTGTCAAATTAGAAGAAGAAGGACTACCCGTTTATCCTTCACCAAAAACCTTGAAATTAATTCAAAATAAAGGAATTCAAAAAGATTTTTATACCCAACATAACATTCCAACTGCACCCTACTCGCGATTTGAAAATCTTCAAGATCTAAAATCAGCAATCAACAATCAGCAATCAGTAATCCAAATGCCATTTGTATGGAAGTGTACCGAATATGGTTACGATGGAAATGGCGTAAAAGTAGTCAGAAAAGCTAATGATTTAGACGAATTACCTAACGTAGAATGTATCGCTGAGGCAATGATTCCCTTTAAAAATGAATTGGCAGTTATTGTCTGTCGCAATCCTTCAGGCGAAATCAAAACCTATCCTGTAGTGGAAATGGAATTTCATCCCGAAGCCAATCAAGTGGAATATGTAATTTGTCCAGCGCGTATTGACGAGGAAGTTGCCAAAAAAGCCAGAGCTATTGCATTGAATGTTTCACAACAATTCAATCACGTAGGTCTATTGGCTGTAGAAATGTTCCAAACTGAAAATGACGAAATTTTAGTTAATGAAGTCGCTCCGAGACCACACAATTCAGGGCACTATTCAATTGAAGCGAGTTATACCTCACAATTTGAAAATCATTTACGTGCTATATTGAATTTACCTCTTGGAAATACCGATAGCAAAGCTGCCGGAATTATGGTTAATTTAGTTGGTTCAGAAGGGTATTCTGGCCAAGTAATTTACGAAAATATTGAAAAAATACTTGAATGGAATGGTGTTACACCACACATTTACGGTAAAAAGCAAACACGTCCATATAGAAAAATGGGACACGTCACCATAGTAAATAATGACGTAAACGAGGCACGTAAAATTGCCGAACAAGTAAAAAACACGATCAAAGTAATTTGTTAA
- a CDS encoding replication-associated recombination protein A, producing MVAPLAERIRPQQLEDYISQLHLVGPNGSLTQQIAKGIIPSLIIWGPPGSGKTTLAQIISQESKRPFYTLSAINSGVKDIRDVIEKAKQSGGLFTSKNPILFIDEIHRFSKSQQDSLLAAVEKGWITLIGATTENPSFEVIPALLSRCQVYTLNAFNKEDLETLLHRAMQTDVILQRKKINLAETEALLRLSGGDGRKLLNLFELVVNASDEDEIFITNDRVLELVQQNTVLYDKTGEQHYDIVSAFIKSIRGSDPNGAVYWLARMIEGGEDVKFIARRMLILSSEDIGNANPTAFIMANNTFQAVATIGYPESRIILSQCAVYLATSPKSNASYQAIGKAQQIVKQTGDLSVPIHLRNAPTPLMKELGYGEEYKYSHDYANNFAEQEFLPEAIAGSAIYEPGNNSRENSTREFLKNRWKDKYGY from the coding sequence ATGGTAGCTCCTTTAGCAGAACGAATTCGTCCACAACAACTAGAAGACTATATTAGTCAACTACACCTTGTTGGACCAAATGGTTCGTTAACGCAACAAATTGCCAAAGGAATTATTCCTTCTTTGATTATATGGGGACCTCCTGGTTCCGGGAAAACTACTTTGGCCCAAATTATTTCGCAAGAATCAAAACGCCCTTTTTACACCCTTAGCGCAATTAATTCTGGAGTGAAAGATATTCGGGACGTTATCGAAAAAGCGAAACAAAGTGGCGGACTTTTTACCTCTAAAAATCCTATTTTGTTTATTGATGAGATTCATCGTTTTAGCAAATCACAACAAGATTCCTTATTAGCAGCTGTAGAAAAAGGTTGGATTACCTTAATTGGTGCGACAACTGAAAATCCAAGTTTTGAAGTTATTCCGGCATTATTATCGCGCTGTCAAGTATATACTTTGAATGCTTTTAATAAAGAAGACTTAGAGACCTTGCTTCACAGAGCAATGCAAACGGATGTTATTTTACAAAGGAAAAAAATAAATTTAGCAGAAACAGAAGCCTTGTTGCGACTTTCTGGCGGAGACGGACGCAAACTATTGAATCTTTTTGAACTAGTCGTAAACGCCTCCGATGAAGATGAAATTTTCATTACTAACGACCGTGTACTGGAATTAGTACAACAAAACACGGTTTTGTACGATAAAACTGGAGAGCAGCATTATGATATCGTTTCGGCCTTTATCAAATCCATCCGTGGGAGTGACCCTAACGGAGCCGTCTATTGGCTTGCTCGAATGATTGAAGGTGGTGAAGATGTAAAGTTCATTGCAAGACGTATGCTCATTCTTTCTAGCGAAGATATTGGCAATGCCAATCCAACTGCCTTTATAATGGCCAACAATACATTTCAAGCGGTCGCCACTATTGGCTATCCTGAAAGCCGAATTATTTTAAGCCAATGCGCCGTTTATTTAGCTACTTCTCCAAAAAGCAATGCCTCTTATCAAGCTATTGGCAAGGCGCAACAAATCGTAAAACAAACAGGTGATCTTTCCGTTCCAATTCATTTACGCAATGCTCCTACTCCATTGATGAAAGAATTAGGATATGGAGAAGAGTATAAATATTCGCATGATTATGCTAATAATTTTGCCGAACAAGAGTTTTTACCCGAAGCTATTGCAGGTTCAGCTATTTACGAGCCTGGAAATAATTCTCGAGAAAACTCGACTAGAGAATTCCTGAAAAACAGATGGAAGGACAAGTACGGTTACTAA
- a CDS encoding hemolysin family protein, with protein sequence MSEIALISSRKSRLETAAKKGSKTAKTALDLANSPNKFLSAVQIGITLIGILTGIYSGDKITEDVEFFVSGFSALQPYANSIAVGIVVVILTFFSLVLGELLPKRIGLNHPESIAKAIAMPMKFVSVVMAPFIWLLTSSTDFLLDILQIKPTADGKVTEEEIKAIIKEGTEVGEVQEIEQDIVERVFHIGDRKVNSLMTHRSSMVYLSLEDTVEEIKSKVLDELHSVYPVCEENLDEVVGVVYLKDLFANFEKGNFQLKSIAKEPAYFIEHTSAYKALENFKKSKIHYAFVTDEYGVFQGIITLNDILEALVGDASDFDDDEYKLVANEDGSWLVDGQYSLHDFLTYFDMDELTTDYEVTTVSGFIITELGAIPKEGDKLIWNKLEFEAQKMDGVIIDKVLITTLKE encoded by the coding sequence ATGTCGGAAATTGCGTTGATTTCTTCACGAAAAAGTAGGTTAGAAACTGCTGCTAAAAAAGGAAGTAAAACGGCTAAAACCGCACTTGATTTAGCTAATTCTCCTAATAAATTTCTCTCGGCGGTACAAATAGGAATCACTCTTATTGGAATATTGACGGGTATCTATAGTGGAGATAAAATTACCGAAGATGTGGAATTTTTTGTAAGTGGATTTTCTGCCTTACAACCTTATGCGAATTCCATTGCAGTAGGAATTGTAGTTGTGATTTTGACTTTTTTCTCATTGGTTTTAGGTGAATTGCTTCCAAAACGTATTGGTTTAAATCATCCAGAATCTATAGCTAAAGCAATAGCAATGCCAATGAAATTCGTTTCAGTTGTAATGGCGCCATTTATCTGGTTGTTAACTAGTTCTACTGATTTTTTACTGGATATTTTACAAATTAAGCCTACTGCTGACGGTAAAGTCACTGAAGAAGAAATCAAGGCAATTATTAAAGAGGGTACAGAGGTAGGAGAAGTTCAAGAAATTGAGCAAGATATAGTGGAACGAGTATTTCACATTGGAGACAGAAAAGTAAATTCGTTAATGACGCATCGTAGTTCAATGGTGTATTTATCACTTGAAGATACGGTAGAAGAAATTAAATCCAAAGTATTAGATGAATTGCATTCTGTTTATCCTGTGTGCGAAGAAAATCTAGATGAGGTAGTTGGAGTTGTGTATTTAAAAGATTTGTTTGCCAATTTTGAAAAAGGTAATTTTCAATTGAAGTCAATTGCTAAAGAACCCGCCTATTTTATTGAGCATACTTCGGCATATAAAGCTCTTGAGAATTTTAAAAAGTCTAAAATTCATTATGCTTTCGTAACCGATGAGTATGGTGTTTTTCAAGGAATAATTACGTTGAATGATATCTTAGAAGCGCTGGTAGGAGACGCCTCAGATTTTGATGACGATGAGTATAAATTAGTGGCTAATGAAGATGGTTCTTGGTTAGTAGACGGACAGTATTCGTTACATGACTTTTTAACTTATTTCGATATGGATGAGTTGACTACGGACTATGAAGTAACCACTGTAAGTGGATTCATTATAACCGAACTTGGTGCGATTCCTAAAGAAGGAGATAAATTGATTTGGAATAAATTAGAGTTTGAAGCTCAAAAAATGGATGGTGTTATCATCGATAAAGTATTAATCACAACACTTAAAGAGTAA
- the hpt gene encoding hypoxanthine phosphoribosyltransferase: MIQLHDKQFVPFISAKEIDFAITKMVTQITADFSSETPVFIGVLNGAFMVVSDLLKRYTSPCEVSFIKMASYEGTSSTENVKQLLGLNQDLSGRSVIVIEDIVDTGNTLVALKALFEKENVKEFKIATLFFKPEAYKQDLPVDYVGIRIPNKFIVGYGLDYDGLGRNLPEVYQLKD, encoded by the coding sequence ATGATTCAATTACACGATAAGCAATTTGTGCCATTTATTTCTGCTAAAGAAATTGATTTTGCGATTACCAAAATGGTAACTCAGATAACGGCTGATTTTTCTAGTGAAACTCCCGTTTTTATTGGGGTTTTGAATGGTGCTTTTATGGTAGTTTCTGATTTATTGAAACGCTATACTTCGCCTTGTGAAGTTAGTTTTATCAAAATGGCTTCTTATGAAGGTACTTCTTCTACAGAAAATGTGAAACAATTACTTGGTTTGAATCAAGATTTGTCAGGAAGATCCGTAATTGTAATTGAAGATATTGTGGATACTGGCAACACTTTGGTGGCTTTGAAAGCTTTATTCGAAAAAGAAAATGTGAAAGAGTTTAAGATTGCTACTTTATTTTTCAAACCAGAAGCCTATAAACAAGACTTGCCTGTAGATTATGTTGGAATTCGAATTCCGAACAAATTTATTGTTGGCTACGGATTGGATTATGACGGATTGGGTCGTAATTTACCCGAAGTATATCAATTGAAAGACTAA
- a CDS encoding YjjG family noncanonical pyrimidine nucleotidase, with protein MKNNTIQHIFFDLDHTLWDFDKNSEMAFATIFEKNHPEIAINDFIEVYAPINQACWKLYQYDKITHEELRYKRLKDSFDALNYAIPDSLIHQIAEDYISILPDNNHLFDGTIELLNYLNTKYHLHIITNGFANVQYKKIANSKIDTYFKTITNSEMAGVKKPNPIIFQYALDLAQAKKENSIMIGDSLEADVQGAIDFGIEALFFNPNKETSPEGIIEINHLLELKNYL; from the coding sequence ATGAAAAATAATACTATACAGCACATTTTTTTTGATTTGGATCACACACTTTGGGATTTCGATAAAAATTCTGAAATGGCGTTTGCTACTATATTTGAGAAAAACCATCCTGAAATTGCAATAAATGATTTTATTGAAGTGTATGCGCCTATTAATCAAGCCTGTTGGAAATTGTATCAGTACGATAAAATTACCCATGAAGAGTTACGTTATAAACGATTGAAAGATTCTTTCGATGCTTTAAATTATGCTATTCCAGATAGTTTAATTCATCAAATTGCGGAAGATTATATCTCGATTTTACCAGACAATAATCATTTGTTTGATGGGACAATTGAATTATTAAATTATTTAAATACAAAATATCATTTGCATATAATTACCAATGGTTTTGCTAATGTTCAGTATAAGAAAATTGCTAATTCAAAGATTGATACGTATTTTAAAACGATTACCAATTCTGAAATGGCAGGAGTAAAGAAGCCCAATCCTATTATTTTTCAATATGCTTTAGATTTGGCTCAAGCCAAAAAAGAAAATAGCATTATGATTGGGGATAGTTTAGAAGCGGATGTTCAAGGCGCAATAGATTTTGGAATCGAAGCGCTATTTTTTAACCCAAATAAAGAAACTAGCCCAGAAGGGATAATTGAAATTAACCATTTATTAGAACTAAAAAACTATTTATAA
- a CDS encoding tetratricopeptide repeat protein: MLLSQSNFEKGAQLLASGKTELARIAFESVIKENPSHSKSLEYLGDIAGQNKNWDKAILYYKKIKIIQPNNADYHYKYGGTLGMKAKTVNKFKALGMIDEIKSSFEKAAALDPKHTESRWALVMLYLELPGIIGGSETKAMAYSNELMRLSPLEGYLSKGYIDEYFGRNKKAELNYSKALELTNSKVAFQKLYNLYLNRMKNSDKAQQLKAQFEK; this comes from the coding sequence ATGCTTTTATCTCAATCTAATTTTGAAAAAGGAGCTCAGTTATTGGCTTCTGGAAAAACTGAGTTAGCGCGAATAGCGTTTGAGAGTGTGATCAAAGAAAACCCATCACATAGTAAATCGTTAGAGTATTTAGGAGATATTGCAGGGCAAAACAAGAATTGGGACAAAGCAATTTTATATTACAAAAAGATAAAGATAATTCAGCCCAATAATGCCGATTACCACTACAAGTATGGTGGCACTTTAGGTATGAAAGCTAAGACCGTGAATAAATTTAAAGCATTAGGAATGATTGATGAAATTAAATCCTCCTTTGAAAAGGCTGCGGCTTTGGATCCTAAGCATACTGAATCGCGTTGGGCATTAGTGATGTTGTATTTGGAATTGCCTGGTATTATTGGCGGTAGCGAAACAAAAGCAATGGCTTATTCAAATGAACTAATGCGATTGTCGCCTTTAGAAGGATATCTGTCTAAAGGATATATTGATGAGTATTTTGGTCGAAATAAAAAAGCGGAGTTGAATTATAGTAAGGCTTTGGAGTTGACCAATTCTAAAGTAGCTTTTCAGAAATTATACAATTTGTATTTAAATAGAATGAAAAATTCGGATAAAGCACAACAGTTAAAAGCACAATTTGAAAAATAA
- the obgE gene encoding GTPase ObgE, whose translation MTEGNFVDYVKIFVSSGKGGKGSTHLHREKFIEKGGPDGGDGGRGGHVYLVGNKSLWTLFHLKFARHVKAGHGGDGGGDRSTGADGDDKYIEVPLGTVVKDKETGDVLFEITEDGEKRILAQGGKGGLGNWHFRSSTNQTPRYAQPGLLGIEMDVILELKVLADVGLVGFPNAGKSTLLSVLTSAKPKIADYPFTTLKPNLGIVAYRDFQSFVIADIPGIIEGAAEGKGLGHYFLRHIERNSTLLFLVPVDTPDIKAEYDILVNELTKYNPEMLDKERLLVISKIDMLDEELKAELKIELDVAFKDVPYMFISSVAQQGLTELKDKLWSMLNN comes from the coding sequence ATGACAGAAGGAAACTTCGTAGATTACGTTAAAATATTTGTTTCTTCAGGAAAAGGAGGAAAAGGTTCAACGCATTTGCATCGAGAAAAATTTATTGAAAAAGGGGGGCCTGATGGAGGAGATGGAGGTCGCGGTGGTCACGTATACTTAGTTGGAAATAAAAGTCTCTGGACTTTGTTTCACTTAAAGTTTGCACGTCACGTCAAAGCTGGACATGGAGGAGATGGAGGTGGAGACCGAAGTACAGGAGCTGATGGGGATGATAAATACATTGAAGTACCATTAGGAACAGTGGTTAAAGACAAAGAAACCGGAGACGTATTATTTGAAATTACAGAAGACGGAGAGAAACGCATCTTAGCTCAAGGAGGTAAAGGAGGTTTAGGAAACTGGCACTTTAGAAGTTCTACGAACCAAACACCACGTTATGCACAACCTGGATTACTAGGTATAGAAATGGACGTGATTCTAGAATTAAAAGTTTTGGCTGATGTAGGTTTGGTTGGGTTTCCCAATGCTGGAAAATCTACTTTATTATCCGTTTTGACTTCGGCTAAGCCAAAAATTGCTGATTATCCGTTTACGACTTTAAAACCGAATCTTGGAATTGTAGCCTATCGTGATTTTCAATCGTTTGTAATTGCTGATATTCCTGGTATTATTGAAGGTGCAGCTGAGGGGAAAGGTTTAGGCCATTATTTCTTAAGACATATTGAGCGTAACTCTACCTTATTGTTTTTGGTACCTGTAGACACACCAGACATTAAAGCAGAATATGATATTTTGGTTAACGAATTGACCAAATACAATCCAGAAATGTTAGACAAAGAGCGTTTGTTAGTCATTTCAAAAATTGATATGCTGGATGAAGAATTGAAGGCAGAACTAAAGATAGAGTTGGATGTTGCATTTAAAGATGTTCCGTATATGTTCATCTCTTCTGTGGCACAACAAGGTTTGACCGAATTGAAAGATAAATTATGGTCTATGTTGAATAACTAA
- a CDS encoding adenylate kinase encodes MINIVLFGKPGAGKGTQAEFLKGKYNLTHLSTGDIFRFNIKNETELGKLAKTYMDKGDLVPDEVTIQMLQSEVDNNPDSAGFLFDGFPRTLAQAGALDRFLESKGQQITATVALEADDEILVQRLLERGKTSGRPDDQDEEKIRNRYDEYNEKTAPLMDYYKEQEKFYAVDGIGSIADITERLSTVIDNL; translated from the coding sequence ATGATTAACATTGTTTTATTTGGGAAACCAGGTGCAGGAAAAGGAACTCAAGCCGAATTTTTAAAAGGAAAATACAATTTAACACACCTTTCAACAGGAGATATTTTTAGATTCAATATCAAAAACGAAACCGAATTAGGAAAGTTAGCCAAAACCTATATGGACAAAGGCGATTTAGTACCGGATGAAGTAACGATTCAAATGTTGCAATCAGAAGTAGATAATAATCCTGATTCTGCTGGTTTTTTATTTGATGGTTTTCCAAGAACTTTAGCACAGGCAGGAGCATTGGATCGTTTTTTAGAATCAAAAGGACAACAAATTACGGCTACTGTAGCTTTAGAAGCAGACGATGAAATTTTGGTGCAACGTTTGTTAGAAAGAGGAAAAACTTCAGGAAGACCGGATGATCAAGATGAAGAAAAAATCCGAAATCGTTATGACGAGTACAATGAAAAAACTGCTCCATTAATGGATTATTACAAAGAACAAGAGAAGTTTTATGCTGTTGACGGAATTGGTTCTATCGCAGATATAACAGAACGCTTGAGTACTGTAATCGATAATCTGTAA